The Candidatus Edwardsbacteria bacterium genome includes the window TCCAGCTTTTTTTGGTAATTGACCATATGATCGTTATAGGCCTTGACCTTGAGCAGGGAACAAATCCGGGCCTTCAACTCGGTGGGATCCACCGGCTTGTTCAAGAAATCGTCGGCCCCGACCTCCAGGGCTTTCACCCGGTCCCGCACTTCCGATTTGCCGGATACTATCACTATCGGTATGATCTTGGTGCGATCATTTTCCTTAAGTTTTCCGGTCACCTCAAACCCGTCCAGCCCCGGCATCACTATATCCAAAAGGATCAGGTCCGGCATCCGGTCCAGGGCCAGGGACAAAGCCTGGTTTCCATCGCTGGCCAGCAGCACCCCATAGCCTAGCTTGGACAGGATCGCCTCCATCAGCTCCAAATTGATCTGCTCGTCATCAGCCACTAATATTTTGGGACTTGGTTCCATTTTATCATTCCCCTTTAGAATGGCCGACCGATCAACTTCTCAACCATGGTCAGAAGCTGTGCTTCGTTGAACGGCTTGGCTATGGAATCGTCAGCCTCAATGTGATGGCGCTTCAAAGGCCCCAACACGTTCTGCTTGCCGGTCATTATCATGAACTTTACATTATCCAGGCTGCGGTGATCCCTCATCCATTCCAGCAGCTGCAGCCCGTCCATGACCGGCATCACCAGGTCCGAGATCACCAGATCGGGCGGATCTTTTCGTATCAGTTCGGTTGCCCGGCGGCCGTCCCCGGCCATCGAGGCCCGGTAGCCACTGCTGTTCAG containing:
- a CDS encoding response regulator, translating into MKNILIVDDEAVLAETMLLMLNSSGYRASMAGDGRRATELIRKDPPDLVISDLVMPVMDGLQLLEWMRDHRSLDNVKFMIMTGKQNVLGPLKRHHIEADDSIAKPFNEAQLLTMVEKLIGRPF